A window from Chitinophaga filiformis encodes these proteins:
- a CDS encoding TolC family protein, which produces MSSKDFNVASLFRILTCCLLLLAAGISAKAQDTLHISLQDAEKQFLERNLQLLAEKYNVSIAKAQIIQARLYNNPNLTLSGNLYNPDRKKFFDISNQTGQYEIGVQQLISLAGKRNKQVRLARTNADMAENAFFDLLRTLRFTLRSNFYQAYYLQSSIKAYDVQIASLEKMDATYKDLQQRGLVTLKDAVRLRSLLYSLRADRTNMLNQVNDLEAELQLLLQNNHSWFAPDIPDNAIAGIPEVRQTSLQSLVDSAYANRQDLQLAQNNLLYNQQNYSLQKAIAVPDLTLGASFDKRGSFVNNASFLNLGIDLPFFNRNQGNIKAAKFSVDQTKLLVQQQTQAVENEVQTAYVKAINTDKMLESVDPAFRGQFEQLLHSITDNFMKKNISLLELTDFYDSYKENILQLNQLQNDRMQAIETLNFAIGKTLFNK; this is translated from the coding sequence ATGTCTAGTAAGGACTTTAATGTAGCATCACTTTTCCGGATCCTTACCTGCTGTCTGTTATTGCTTGCTGCCGGTATTTCAGCCAAAGCGCAGGATACCTTGCACATCAGTCTCCAGGATGCAGAGAAACAGTTCCTCGAAAGGAACCTGCAGCTGCTGGCGGAAAAGTATAATGTCTCTATCGCAAAGGCACAGATCATTCAGGCCCGGTTGTACAACAATCCTAACCTTACACTCAGTGGCAACCTATATAATCCTGACAGGAAAAAATTCTTCGATATCAGTAATCAGACCGGCCAGTACGAAATTGGCGTACAGCAGCTGATCTCCCTGGCGGGGAAAAGGAACAAGCAGGTACGGCTGGCGCGCACCAATGCAGATATGGCGGAGAATGCTTTCTTCGATCTGCTGCGTACACTCAGGTTCACCCTGCGTAGTAACTTCTACCAGGCATATTACCTCCAGAGTTCTATAAAAGCATATGATGTACAGATCGCATCACTTGAAAAAATGGATGCTACTTACAAAGATCTGCAGCAAAGAGGATTGGTGACACTCAAGGATGCGGTACGCTTACGCTCTTTGTTGTATAGCCTGAGGGCAGACCGTACCAATATGCTGAACCAGGTCAATGACCTCGAGGCAGAACTGCAATTGTTGCTGCAGAACAATCATTCCTGGTTTGCGCCTGATATACCGGACAATGCCATCGCCGGCATTCCTGAAGTAAGGCAAACCAGCTTGCAAAGCCTCGTGGACAGCGCCTATGCTAATCGTCAGGACCTGCAGCTGGCTCAGAATAACCTGCTGTACAACCAGCAGAACTACAGTCTGCAGAAAGCCATCGCTGTACCCGATCTTACACTGGGCGCCAGCTTCGATAAAAGGGGCAGTTTTGTGAATAACGCCTCCTTCCTGAACCTCGGTATCGACCTTCCCTTCTTCAACCGCAACCAGGGAAATATCAAGGCGGCAAAGTTCAGTGTTGACCAGACCAAACTGCTGGTACAGCAACAGACACAGGCCGTTGAGAATGAGGTACAGACAGCCTACGTAAAAGCTATTAATACCGATAAGATGCTGGAATCTGTAGATCCCGCATTCCGCGGACAGTTTGAGCAACTGCTGCATAGTATTACAGACAATTTTATGAAGAAGAATATCAGCCTCCTGGAACTCACAGACTTCTATGATTCCTATAAAGAGAACATCCTTCAGCTGAACCAGTTGCAGAATGACAGGATGCAGGCAATTGAAACACTCAACTTCGCGATCGGTAAAACTTTGTTCAATAAATAA
- a CDS encoding OsmC family protein, whose product MKISLQRIDDAFNMEAVDQNGHKVLMDSSVENGGKNNGVRPMQMLLMGLGGCSAIDVAMILKKQRQELTDFRIEIDGEREKGKEPSIWEKVHVIFHLSGDIDPDKAARAVELSMTKYCSVAETLRRAGGDLTWETRVNG is encoded by the coding sequence ATGAAGATATCACTACAGAGAATAGATGATGCGTTCAACATGGAAGCAGTTGACCAGAACGGACACAAGGTATTAATGGATTCTTCCGTGGAGAACGGCGGAAAGAACAATGGCGTAAGACCTATGCAGATGCTCCTGATGGGACTGGGTGGTTGTTCTGCCATTGATGTGGCCATGATCCTGAAGAAACAACGCCAGGAACTGACCGATTTCCGTATAGAGATTGACGGGGAAAGGGAAAAAGGTAAAGAACCTTCCATCTGGGAAAAGGTACACGTGATATTTCATCTCAGCGGCGATATTGATCCCGATAAAGCAGCCCGCGCCGTGGAACTGTCCATGACTAAATACTGCTCCGTTGCGGAAACCCTGCGTAGGGCAGGAGGGGACCTCACCTGGGAAACAAGGGTGAACGGGTAA
- a CDS encoding efflux RND transporter periplasmic adaptor subunit translates to MKSFIIYTLPFALVCMLSACGSHEPEVKKDDPVISDSLFKHVETAAATMEEPSENVKLNGKIQPDESKESKVYALVSGKIRSVQVELGDYVKQGQILAVLQSSEVAGISNDVSIAESSVEMAKKNMETQKSLFEGNLATQQDYLAAQIEYKKAQSELNRARQVANITGASSAAYTLKAPISGYVIEKNISSNSEVRQDNSNALFTIADLSTVWIIANVYESDIANIRLGDEVKVKTLANPEKEYLGKIDKVYNVLDPANRTMQVRISMPNASGELKPEMFATVKVSAKPTGAILSIPAKAIVMDNSKQYVIVKKATGLEIREINLLRRIEGRAFITGLQEGEQVVTSSQVFIYDALNLN, encoded by the coding sequence ATGAAATCTTTTATCATATATACGCTTCCCTTTGCCTTAGTATGCATGCTGTCTGCCTGCGGCTCACATGAACCGGAAGTAAAAAAAGATGATCCTGTCATCTCCGACAGCCTGTTCAAACATGTGGAAACTGCCGCAGCAACGATGGAAGAACCCTCAGAGAATGTTAAACTGAATGGTAAGATCCAACCTGATGAAAGCAAGGAATCCAAGGTCTATGCACTGGTAAGCGGTAAGATCAGGAGTGTACAGGTGGAGCTGGGCGACTATGTGAAACAGGGGCAGATACTGGCAGTACTACAGAGCTCTGAAGTGGCCGGTATCTCGAATGATGTATCTATCGCGGAATCCAGCGTTGAAATGGCGAAGAAGAATATGGAGACACAGAAATCCCTCTTCGAAGGCAATCTGGCTACACAGCAGGATTACCTGGCTGCCCAGATAGAATATAAGAAAGCACAGTCTGAGCTGAACAGGGCCCGCCAGGTAGCCAATATCACCGGCGCCAGCAGCGCTGCTTATACACTGAAAGCGCCCATCAGCGGTTATGTGATCGAAAAGAACATCTCCAGCAATTCTGAAGTACGCCAGGACAATAGTAATGCACTGTTCACAATTGCCGATCTTTCTACCGTATGGATCATTGCCAATGTATATGAATCAGACATTGCGAACATCCGCCTTGGCGACGAGGTGAAGGTCAAGACCCTGGCCAATCCGGAGAAAGAATACCTGGGTAAGATAGACAAGGTGTACAATGTACTGGATCCGGCCAACCGCACTATGCAGGTACGTATCAGTATGCCGAATGCCAGCGGTGAACTGAAACCTGAAATGTTTGCCACGGTGAAGGTGAGCGCTAAACCTACGGGGGCTATCCTCAGTATTCCTGCCAAAGCAATAGTGATGGACAACAGTAAACAGTATGTGATCGTAAAGAAAGCTACTGGGCTTGAAATACGGGAGATCAACCTGCTGCGCAGGATCGAGGGCCGGGCATTCATTACCGGTCTGCAGGAAGGTGAACAGGTGGTAACCAGTTCACAGGTCTTTATTTATGATGCCCTTAACCTTAACTAG
- a CDS encoding sensor histidine kinase, which yields MKIKYKIALSYSISAFVLLNTFAILAYYFSAQSRKAEYLERLEYRARSIANVIIEDDRVKVDLLRKLDKTTFQDLYKETILVYDPAYDLLYSNIKDTAIRTSRHLLDYIKKYGEYSHERDNGELVGVYYTEGKVSVIVLVTSFDKYGFQNLQNLRQILIIEIIVAVILLVVVGYFFAKRMVQPIDNLVGQVQTINANNLQGMTVDAKGRDEIAQLGANFNTMLKRLSNAFDLQKSFVSNASHELRTPLASIISQLQVALSKERSKEVYQDTLTSVLEDAQHLSDLSNGLLQLAQSGLDEQQFVFTEVRIDELLLEMGNLIKLKHAPAGPGAEPHKSPRVDIRFLKVPELDTELICEGNESLLKVLFLNLLDNALKFSSDNTTYVTIDFTPASIQVQVRDNGMGIAPEDLEKIFEPFYRGANSHQVRGHGLGLSICKRIVVLHKGQISVASIEGQGTTFTVVLPHRHQ from the coding sequence GTGAAGATCAAGTATAAAATAGCGCTCTCCTATTCTATTTCAGCATTCGTACTGCTGAACACTTTCGCCATCCTGGCATACTATTTCTCTGCACAGTCCCGTAAGGCGGAATACCTGGAACGCCTGGAATACCGGGCCCGTTCCATTGCCAACGTGATCATTGAAGATGACCGCGTAAAAGTAGACCTGCTGCGGAAACTGGATAAAACTACCTTTCAGGACCTGTATAAAGAAACCATCCTGGTTTACGACCCGGCTTACGACCTGCTGTATTCCAATATAAAAGATACGGCTATCCGTACCTCCCGCCACCTGCTGGATTATATCAAAAAGTACGGCGAGTATAGCCATGAGCGTGATAACGGTGAGCTGGTAGGCGTATATTATACGGAGGGGAAGGTCTCAGTGATCGTACTGGTCACTTCCTTTGATAAATATGGCTTTCAGAACCTGCAGAACCTGCGGCAGATCCTCATCATTGAGATCATCGTAGCGGTCATATTACTGGTGGTGGTCGGCTACTTCTTTGCCAAAAGAATGGTGCAACCCATTGACAATCTTGTAGGACAGGTACAGACCATCAACGCCAACAACCTCCAGGGCATGACAGTAGACGCCAAAGGAAGGGATGAAATTGCCCAGTTGGGAGCCAATTTCAATACCATGCTGAAACGCCTGAGCAATGCCTTTGACCTGCAAAAGAGCTTTGTAAGCAATGCCTCGCACGAGCTGAGAACGCCGCTGGCATCTATCATCAGCCAGTTACAGGTAGCATTGTCCAAGGAAAGAAGTAAAGAGGTATACCAGGATACCCTAACCTCCGTACTGGAAGATGCCCAGCACCTGTCAGACCTGAGCAACGGACTGTTACAGCTGGCACAGTCAGGACTGGACGAGCAGCAGTTTGTCTTCACGGAGGTAAGGATAGATGAACTCCTGCTGGAAATGGGCAACCTGATCAAACTGAAGCATGCACCCGCCGGCCCTGGTGCAGAACCACATAAATCCCCCCGGGTGGATATCCGTTTCCTCAAAGTGCCGGAACTGGATACAGAACTGATCTGTGAGGGGAATGAAAGCCTCCTGAAAGTACTCTTCCTGAACCTGCTGGACAATGCACTGAAGTTCTCTTCAGACAATACCACCTACGTCACCATCGACTTTACCCCGGCCAGTATCCAGGTACAGGTAAGAGATAATGGCATGGGCATAGCCCCCGAAGACCTGGAGAAGATCTTTGAACCCTTTTACAGGGGCGCCAATTCCCACCAGGTACGTGGCCATGGCCTGGGACTTTCCATCTGCAAAAGGATCGTCGTGTTGCATAAAGGCCAGATCTCTGTCGCATCTATAGAGGGACAGGGCACCACTTTTACCGTCGTTTTACCGCACAGGCATCAATAA
- a CDS encoding rhodanese-related sulfurtransferase, translating to MALHNRVSAAELKVRLAAETFRRVTTSFYQYAKIEDPNAFRDELYQRLYTLGVFGRIYVAHEGINAQVSIPEHNFDAFRDTLYSYPFLNGIRLNIAVDDDGKSFWVLKIKVREKIVADGIEDPTFDMSTKGKYLDAKSFNELTEDPDTIVVDMRNHYEYEVGHFENAIEVPSDTFREQLPMAVDMLKDKKDKNIVMYCTGGIRCEKASAYMLHNGFKNVFHLEGGIIEYTNKAKAQGLPLKFKGKNFVFDDRLGERITDEVIAQCHQCGKPCDTHTNCKNDGCHLLFIQCDECAAKYEGTCSDECHTVVQMSPEEQEQMRKGVDKGTMFFNKSKQRLRPRLGKDKVQ from the coding sequence ATGGCATTACACAACAGAGTATCTGCAGCTGAACTGAAGGTTCGGCTGGCAGCAGAGACATTTCGACGCGTTACTACATCATTCTACCAGTACGCAAAGATCGAAGATCCCAACGCTTTCCGTGACGAATTATACCAGCGGCTCTACACCCTGGGCGTATTTGGGCGCATCTACGTAGCCCATGAAGGTATCAATGCACAGGTCAGCATTCCCGAACACAATTTCGACGCTTTCAGGGACACCCTTTATTCTTATCCGTTCCTCAACGGCATACGTTTGAATATCGCTGTGGACGATGATGGCAAATCCTTCTGGGTGCTGAAGATCAAGGTCCGCGAAAAGATCGTGGCCGACGGTATTGAGGATCCCACTTTCGACATGTCGACAAAGGGTAAGTACCTCGATGCCAAAAGCTTCAACGAGCTGACTGAGGATCCTGATACAATTGTAGTGGACATGCGCAATCACTACGAATATGAAGTAGGCCATTTCGAAAATGCTATAGAAGTACCTTCTGATACCTTCCGTGAGCAACTGCCTATGGCGGTTGATATGCTGAAAGACAAGAAGGATAAGAATATCGTGATGTACTGCACCGGTGGCATCCGTTGTGAAAAAGCATCCGCGTATATGCTGCACAATGGTTTCAAAAATGTATTCCACCTGGAAGGCGGTATTATTGAATATACCAACAAGGCAAAAGCCCAGGGGCTTCCACTGAAGTTCAAAGGAAAGAACTTCGTGTTTGACGACAGGCTGGGAGAGCGCATTACAGACGAAGTGATTGCCCAGTGTCATCAGTGCGGTAAGCCCTGCGATACGCATACTAACTGTAAGAACGATGGTTGTCACCTGTTGTTCATCCAGTGCGACGAATGCGCTGCCAAATACGAAGGTACCTGCAGTGACGAGTGCCATACAGTGGTGCAGATGTCGCCGGAAGAACAGGAGCAAATGCGGAAAGGAGTAGATAAAGGAACGATGTTCTTCAATAAATCCAAGCAAAGGTTAAGACCCAGGCTGGGAAAAGATAAAGTACAATAA
- a CDS encoding trans-sulfuration enzyme family protein produces the protein MEKNQYRPETNAVRIQTERTWQMEHSTPLFLTSSFTYDSAEEMRATFADETDNNIYTRFSNPNVDEFVQKVCALEGAEAGYATASGMSAVFASFMALMNAGDHLISASSIFGSTHTVITKFLPKWGIEYSYFDINKPETVEALIRPNTKMIFVETPSNPGLEIVDMSLLANIANKHNVILNVDNCFATPVLQRPIADGAHIVTHSATKWMDGQGRVLGGVVVGKKELIKEIYSFCRSTGPAMSPFNAWVLSKSLETLHIRMARHSESAFTLAKALEGNPHISWVKYPMLESHPQYAIAKKQMSGGGGIVCFELKGGLQSGTRFLDALKMLTLTANLGDSRSIASHPASTTHAKLTDQERAKVGITPGMIRISVGLENVQDILEDILQALEQSK, from the coding sequence ATGGAGAAAAACCAATACCGGCCGGAAACCAATGCCGTAAGGATACAGACAGAGAGAACCTGGCAGATGGAACACTCTACGCCACTCTTTCTGACTTCCAGCTTCACGTACGACAGCGCCGAAGAAATGCGCGCCACCTTCGCGGATGAAACGGACAACAATATCTACACCCGTTTCAGTAACCCGAATGTGGATGAATTTGTACAGAAAGTATGTGCCCTGGAAGGTGCGGAAGCCGGGTATGCTACTGCTTCCGGTATGAGTGCGGTGTTTGCAAGCTTTATGGCCCTGATGAATGCCGGCGATCACCTGATATCCGCCAGCTCTATCTTTGGGTCTACCCATACCGTCATCACTAAATTCCTCCCTAAGTGGGGTATTGAATACAGCTATTTCGATATCAACAAACCCGAAACCGTTGAAGCGCTGATCAGGCCTAATACAAAGATGATCTTCGTGGAAACGCCTTCCAACCCGGGCCTGGAAATAGTAGATATGAGCCTGCTCGCCAATATTGCCAACAAGCATAATGTGATCCTCAACGTAGACAACTGCTTTGCCACACCGGTACTGCAGCGTCCTATTGCGGATGGCGCACATATCGTTACCCACTCGGCCACCAAGTGGATGGACGGACAGGGACGTGTACTCGGAGGTGTGGTAGTGGGCAAAAAGGAACTGATCAAGGAGATCTATTCCTTCTGTCGCAGCACCGGCCCGGCAATGTCTCCGTTCAATGCCTGGGTTTTGAGCAAAAGCCTGGAAACATTGCACATCCGTATGGCCCGCCATTCAGAAAGCGCCTTCACACTGGCGAAAGCACTGGAAGGCAACCCGCATATCAGCTGGGTGAAATACCCGATGCTGGAAAGCCACCCGCAATATGCTATCGCTAAAAAGCAGATGAGCGGCGGCGGCGGTATCGTATGTTTCGAACTGAAAGGTGGCCTGCAGAGCGGTACCCGCTTCCTGGATGCACTGAAAATGCTGACCCTCACCGCTAACCTGGGCGACAGCAGAAGTATCGCTTCCCATCCCGCCAGCACCACCCACGCCAAACTGACTGACCAGGAACGTGCAAAAGTGGGTATTACCCCCGGAATGATCCGCATCTCTGTAGGATTGGAAAATGTACAGGATATACTGGAAGATATTCTTCAGGCACTGGAACAATCTAAATAA
- the metX gene encoding homoserine O-acetyltransferase MetX, translated as MTVHNFHHKQPFTLESGAVLPELHVAYHTYGTLNSTGSNVVWICHALTANADVMDWWKGLIGPGQAIDPEKDFIVCANILGSCYGSSGPLSHNPVTGKPYFHSFPKITIRDMVNAHVLLRKHLGVQQVKLLLGGSMGGYQALEWALLEPAIISRLGLLCTGASESAWSIAIHTAQRLAIEADNTWQEDSYAAGAKGLKAARAIGMLTYRNYQTFVRTQSDPDNEKTDHFRASSYIEYQGDKLVKRFNAQSYWLLSKAMDSHNISRGRNTDLAGALALITQPSLIVGITSDILCPPEEQLFLSQHIPQATYHEIDSTYGHDGFLIEFEKINRILQDWMC; from the coding sequence TTGACAGTACATAACTTCCATCATAAACAGCCATTTACCTTAGAATCCGGCGCAGTACTGCCGGAATTGCACGTTGCATATCATACTTATGGCACCTTGAACAGTACAGGCAGCAATGTGGTATGGATCTGTCATGCCCTGACGGCCAACGCTGACGTGATGGACTGGTGGAAGGGGCTGATAGGGCCTGGCCAGGCGATCGATCCTGAAAAAGACTTTATTGTCTGCGCCAATATCCTGGGCTCCTGTTATGGCAGCTCCGGACCGCTTTCCCACAATCCTGTTACCGGCAAGCCCTATTTCCATTCCTTCCCGAAGATCACCATACGGGATATGGTAAATGCGCACGTATTGCTGCGGAAACACCTGGGCGTTCAACAGGTAAAATTACTGCTGGGCGGATCTATGGGTGGTTACCAGGCCCTGGAATGGGCATTACTGGAACCGGCCATCATCTCCCGTCTCGGCCTGCTCTGTACCGGCGCCTCAGAAAGTGCCTGGAGTATCGCCATTCATACAGCCCAGCGGCTCGCTATTGAAGCCGACAATACCTGGCAGGAAGATAGTTACGCCGCAGGCGCCAAAGGCCTGAAAGCAGCCCGTGCGATCGGCATGCTGACCTACCGCAACTACCAGACCTTTGTACGTACACAATCGGACCCTGACAATGAAAAGACCGATCATTTCAGGGCTTCTTCGTATATCGAATACCAGGGCGACAAACTGGTGAAACGTTTCAATGCCCAATCTTACTGGTTGCTTTCCAAGGCAATGGACAGTCACAATATATCCCGCGGACGCAATACAGACCTGGCGGGAGCGCTGGCCCTCATAACCCAGCCGTCGCTGATCGTGGGTATCACCAGCGATATTCTTTGTCCGCCGGAGGAACAGCTGTTCCTCTCCCAACACATCCCACAGGCCACCTATCATGAGATAGATTCTACCTACGGCCATGATGGGTTCCTTATTGAATTTGAAAAGATCAACCGGATATTACAAGACTGGATGTGCTAG
- a CDS encoding efflux RND transporter periplasmic adaptor subunit translates to MKCISFILVLFVASLCLTACKHPEIDGGAQKKTFVLSDTMLKTIRIDTASLKPIQKELQLPGRIVRNKWNARKTDVLIDVAKADLKNVKEGNEAEIITASLPEKVFYGKVETVYPPKDSSAGRLYILLTAPEAWLKPEMKASVIVHCSAGDDMVAIPETAVIADHSKNFVLVFKDKYNIQVREVQTYTTTGDIIYILRGLNVGENVISAHQQQIYEALSDN, encoded by the coding sequence ATGAAATGCATCTCCTTCATCCTCGTCTTATTTGTTGCCAGCCTATGCCTGACTGCATGTAAGCACCCGGAGATTGATGGAGGCGCCCAGAAGAAGACGTTCGTGCTGAGCGATACAATGTTGAAAACGATCAGGATAGATACCGCCAGTCTGAAACCCATACAAAAGGAGTTACAGCTGCCGGGCAGAATAGTCCGGAACAAGTGGAATGCCCGCAAGACAGATGTACTGATAGATGTTGCAAAGGCTGATCTGAAAAATGTGAAAGAGGGTAATGAAGCAGAGATCATTACAGCAAGCCTTCCCGAAAAAGTGTTCTATGGAAAAGTGGAGACCGTCTATCCGCCGAAGGATTCATCAGCCGGACGGCTGTATATACTGCTGACCGCCCCCGAAGCATGGCTGAAACCAGAGATGAAGGCATCAGTGATCGTTCACTGCAGCGCCGGCGATGACATGGTAGCCATACCGGAAACAGCCGTCATAGCAGACCATAGTAAGAATTTCGTACTGGTATTTAAAGATAAATATAATATCCAGGTAAGGGAAGTACAAACGTACACGACTACCGGTGATATTATTTATATCCTCAGAGGACTGAATGTGGGTGAAAACGTCATATCTGCACATCAGCAACAGATATACGAAGCACTGAGTGATAATTAA
- a CDS encoding DUF5686 and carboxypeptidase regulatory-like domain-containing protein codes for MPKTLLAFVFFFIYYHTQAGIIRGKVTNEKQEALPFASVFIKGTTNGTTTNSAGQFHLDVPAGTYILVCQYMGYKKEEKQVTVTDAGQEINFVLAPLSLQIKEVVVKSGGEDPAYAIIRQAIKKRAFYLDQVKEYTCNDYIKGIFKMRDMPNSFLGQKINKDDLDDMGLDSNKRGVLFLSESVTKVAVKRPDDVKIEVLSARQSGGGFGFSFPAFIDFYENNVTAMVSQFNKRGFISPIAENALFYYKYRLEGVFQDDGKTVNKIKVIPRRKYEPLFSGYIFITNDDWRIHSVDMMVTQEYQLEIMDTLHITQIHVPVNADVWRTKDQVINVSIKQFGFNVVGSFVNVYSNYNLTPNFPKRYFDRTIMRYDTAFDRKQLAYWDSVRPVPLEPEEVSDFHKKDSIARNRRDSAQSAWRLDTLRSRQKPVNPLKLLYSTGGVEHKYYFKRDTGIYYHLLEMKSLLTQVEYNTVEGISINLEPTLTFDLPAKQELRIIPRIRYGFSNTHLNAYTYLSWAKDAKLAGRYGSNTWTIGGGKRISQFNRDNPISPVANIFYTLLFKDNYMKLYENWFGELRFRRRFESSATIMAGLSYEDRIPVENTTDYSFRKDSSKHFLPNHPYELAGIPFNRNQALVLNLSFSFQPGQRFIELPDRKVAIGSKYPVFRVGYSKGIPDIAGSDANFDKWNFEVRDNVNLKLFGEFQYRFGVGGFLNSQHVDIPDFQHFNGNQTFYNIKYLNSFQLAPYYRYSNTSSLYGTANVEHHFNGLLTNKIPLFNRLKWNLVAGSNAFYVNRDNNYVEVFAGLENILKVIRVDVIAGYQSKDDTRIGVRVGFGGLFGGLVRPQQDETVQ; via the coding sequence ATGCCCAAAACCTTACTAGCCTTTGTTTTCTTTTTCATTTACTATCATACCCAGGCCGGTATCATACGGGGCAAGGTGACCAATGAAAAGCAGGAAGCACTGCCTTTCGCCTCCGTATTTATTAAGGGAACGACCAACGGTACCACTACCAATTCAGCCGGCCAGTTTCATCTTGATGTACCGGCGGGGACCTACATATTGGTCTGCCAGTATATGGGATACAAAAAGGAAGAAAAGCAGGTAACGGTTACGGATGCCGGCCAGGAGATCAATTTTGTGCTCGCCCCCCTCAGTCTTCAGATCAAAGAAGTCGTCGTAAAATCAGGTGGAGAAGATCCCGCATACGCCATTATCCGTCAGGCAATTAAAAAGCGCGCATTCTACCTCGACCAGGTAAAAGAGTATACCTGTAACGACTATATCAAAGGTATTTTTAAGATGCGGGACATGCCCAATAGTTTCCTGGGCCAGAAGATCAACAAAGATGACCTGGACGATATGGGGCTCGATTCCAACAAGCGGGGTGTATTGTTCCTGTCAGAATCAGTCACCAAAGTAGCTGTCAAAAGACCAGACGATGTGAAGATTGAAGTGTTGTCGGCCCGCCAGAGCGGGGGCGGTTTCGGGTTCAGTTTCCCGGCTTTCATTGATTTTTACGAGAATAACGTGACCGCAATGGTCTCCCAGTTCAATAAGCGGGGCTTTATATCACCCATTGCGGAAAATGCGCTGTTCTATTATAAATACAGGTTGGAAGGCGTTTTCCAGGACGACGGTAAAACAGTGAATAAGATCAAAGTGATCCCCCGTCGTAAGTACGAGCCGCTGTTTTCCGGTTACATTTTTATCACGAACGATGACTGGCGTATTCACAGTGTCGATATGATGGTGACACAGGAATATCAGCTGGAGATCATGGATACACTGCATATCACCCAGATACATGTACCTGTGAATGCAGACGTGTGGCGTACGAAAGACCAGGTCATCAACGTAAGCATCAAACAGTTTGGCTTCAACGTGGTGGGCAGCTTCGTGAATGTATACTCCAACTATAACCTCACGCCCAATTTCCCGAAGAGGTATTTCGACCGGACCATCATGCGCTATGATACTGCGTTCGACAGGAAACAACTGGCCTATTGGGACAGCGTACGCCCCGTGCCGCTGGAGCCGGAGGAAGTGTCGGACTTTCATAAGAAAGACAGCATTGCCCGCAATCGCAGAGACAGTGCGCAATCTGCCTGGCGACTGGATACACTGCGCAGCAGGCAGAAGCCTGTTAATCCCCTGAAACTACTTTACAGTACAGGTGGTGTAGAACATAAATATTACTTTAAAAGAGATACCGGTATTTATTATCACCTCCTGGAAATGAAGTCATTATTGACGCAGGTCGAATACAATACTGTAGAAGGAATATCCATTAACCTGGAACCCACACTGACGTTCGACCTGCCTGCAAAACAGGAGCTGCGGATCATTCCCCGCATCAGATACGGCTTTAGTAATACCCATCTGAATGCCTATACCTACCTGTCCTGGGCGAAAGACGCAAAACTCGCAGGGCGTTATGGCAGTAATACCTGGACAATAGGAGGAGGGAAGCGCATTTCCCAGTTCAACCGCGACAATCCTATTTCGCCTGTCGCCAACATCTTTTATACCCTGTTGTTTAAGGACAACTATATGAAACTGTATGAGAACTGGTTCGGCGAACTTCGCTTCAGGCGCCGCTTTGAAAGCAGTGCTACCATTATGGCGGGGCTCTCTTATGAAGACAGGATCCCGGTGGAGAATACGACAGATTACAGTTTCCGGAAAGACAGCAGCAAACATTTCCTGCCAAATCATCCTTACGAACTGGCAGGCATTCCGTTCAACAGAAACCAGGCATTGGTACTGAACCTGTCATTTTCCTTCCAGCCCGGACAAAGGTTTATAGAGCTGCCTGACAGGAAAGTGGCTATCGGTTCAAAATACCCGGTTTTCCGCGTAGGGTACAGCAAGGGTATTCCTGACATCGCGGGTAGCGACGCTAATTTCGACAAATGGAACTTCGAAGTGCGGGATAATGTCAACCTGAAACTTTTCGGGGAATTTCAGTACCGTTTTGGGGTGGGCGGCTTCCTCAATAGTCAACATGTGGATATACCCGATTTCCAGCATTTTAACGGCAACCAGACTTTTTATAATATCAAATACCTGAACAGCTTCCAGCTGGCGCCCTATTACAGGTATAGCAATACATCCTCCCTGTACGGAACGGCGAATGTGGAACATCACTTTAACGGCTTGCTGACCAACAAGATACCATTATTCAATCGTTTGAAATGGAACCTTGTGGCAGGATCAAATGCTTTTTATGTGAACCGGGATAATAATTACGTGGAAGTTTTTGCAGGATTGGAAAATATTCTGAAAGTGATCCGCGTTGATGTAATTGCAGGATATCAGAGTAAAGACGATACCCGGATCGGCGTAAGGGTCGGTTTCGGGGGATTATTTGGAGGCCTGGTAAGACCACAACAGGATGAAACGGTGCAATAA